The genomic window GATGCCGCGCATCGGCGTCCACAGTCTCGATTGAGGACAGCCTCAACCTCTCCGCAGCTTGGGAAACCATGGGGAGCCTCGCGGGATTCGGATCCGCCGCTATGATCCGGCCTTCGTCCCCCATGAGCTCAGCCATGTGGGTTGTCTTGCCACCAGGCGCGGCGCAAGCGTCAATCACTGTCCACCCAGGGCAGGGCGCAAGCGCGTGCGCAACCATCATCGAGCTCTCGTCTTGCACCGTCATGAGCCCGGCCTGGTGCTCAGGGATGGCGCCGAGGGACTCGGGGGGGTCTAGTATGAGAGCCTCAGGCAGATACCGCCCTGGAGTCACATGCGTGCCTCCGGCCCTCAAGAGACTCCCAAGATGGGCCGCATCCGTCTGCATGGTGTTGACTCGGACCGTCAGCGGGGGGGCAGTGTTCCCGGCCTCGCACATGGCAATGGTCCGTTCGAGACCATGTTGCTCGATCCACATTCGCACTATCCATGCGGGGTGAGAGTGAACCACGGAAATATGGGCCACGGGGTCGGACCGCACATCGGGGAAGTCCGGCGAGAATCCCGGCGATGTCAGGGTTCGGAGTACCGCATTCACGAACCCTGGGAGGCCCCGGTGGCCGAGCCTCCGTGCAGATCCTACTGCTTCTGAGACCGCAGCGTGGGGCGGAACGGATCCCATGAACCGCACCTGGTATAGCCCGGTGGCGATGATGGCCCGGGCGAGCGGGTCGATCCGGCGAACCGGACGTCTCGAGGCCTGTGCGATCATCCATTCCAAAGTGAGTTTTCGCCGGATGGCCCCGAAGGCGATCTCCATGCCGACTTTCCGTTCGCGGGTATCGACCAGTTCACCGGACAACGCCTGTGACCAGGCAGCATGCGCATACATGCCGGCCTGGTCACACAAGTAGTAGACCTCGATGGCGAGGTCCCGCCCCAAGGGGCGGGACCGGCGAAAACCCGGGAGCCTAGTCACGCCGGCTTCCCCTGAGCAGAATCAGCCTGAGAAGCTGAGTCACGGCCACAGCTGCGGCCGCCACATACGTGAGAGCGGCTGCCTCCAGCACCTGCCGAGCATGGGGCACCTCTTCCGCGGTCACGTAGCCTCCTTCTGACAGCAGCCGCAAGGCCCTGGCACTCGCGTTGAACTCCACCGGCAGCGTGATGACCTGGAATGCCACGGCCGCTGTGAACAGCCAAATCCCGAGGGTCATAAGGAACTGCCCGTTCGACGCCCCCATGAGCATCCCGATGAAGAAAAGGGGGATGGCAAGGGACGAGCCGAAGCTCGCCACGGGGACGAACGCCTGGCGTATCTGCATGGGGACGTATGCCTCTTGGTTCTGCAGGGCGTGGCCGGTCTCATGGGCCGCGACAGAGATCGCAGCGAGAGACGTACCTTGATAGACCTGCGGGGACAGCATCAAAGATTTGTTCCTGGGGTCGAAGTGATCCCCCAAAGTCACATTCGTCTGCCCCACCCTCACATCACCCGCACCATTGGCCGCCAGAAGGTTCCGCGCCACCTCGGCCCCGGTGTAGCCCGACCGGGCCCGGACCCGGAGGTAGTGCCCGAAGGTGGACTGCACCTTGTACTGGGCATAAAGGGCAAACAGGAAGGCGGGTATGACGACGAGGAACGTGGAATCGTAAAACAGGAACGGCATCGCGCCTCACCTCTCTCGTGTGCGTAGCGGTCATGCAAACCGCGAGCCTGGTTGGGGTCTCCTTCCACGGATGAACTCGGATCCGGTCATCTGCTTCCTGCTCTCTGGCTGGACCAGGTCGAGCGAAACCAGCCCGTCTG from Bacillota bacterium includes these protein-coding regions:
- a CDS encoding zinc metallopeptidase — protein: MFYDSTFLVVIPAFLFALYAQYKVQSTFGHYLRVRARSGYTGAEVARNLLAANGAGDVRVGQTNVTLGDHFDPRNKSLMLSPQVYQGTSLAAISVAAHETGHALQNQEAYVPMQIRQAFVPVASFGSSLAIPLFFIGMLMGASNGQFLMTLGIWLFTAAVAFQVITLPVEFNASARALRLLSEGGYVTAEEVPHARQVLEAAALTYVAAAAVAVTQLLRLILLRGSRRD
- the rsmB gene encoding 16S rRNA (cytosine(967)-C(5))-methyltransferase RsmB; protein product: MTRLPGFRRSRPLGRDLAIEVYYLCDQAGMYAHAAWSQALSGELVDTRERKVGMEIAFGAIRRKLTLEWMIAQASRRPVRRIDPLARAIIATGLYQVRFMGSVPPHAAVSEAVGSARRLGHRGLPGFVNAVLRTLTSPGFSPDFPDVRSDPVAHISVVHSHPAWIVRMWIEQHGLERTIAMCEAGNTAPPLTVRVNTMQTDAAHLGSLLRAGGTHVTPGRYLPEALILDPPESLGAIPEHQAGLMTVQDESSMMVAHALAPCPGWTVIDACAAPGGKTTHMAELMGDEGRIIAADPNPARLPMVSQAAERLRLSSIETVDADARHLGDMFPGTADAVLVDAPCSGLGVLSRRADARWRKSPDDITSLSRLQAEILDSAARTLKPSGVLVYSTCTVSQAENQDQITAFLDRNPQFAPSSLLPFIPEGARQAVAPGNPHMLQLLPGIHGTDGFFIARLERRSSTNASPS